One region of Populus trichocarpa isolate Nisqually-1 chromosome 4, P.trichocarpa_v4.1, whole genome shotgun sequence genomic DNA includes:
- the LOC18097954 gene encoding cytochrome P450 94C1, translated as MDFVAAFSFLFFGFTILFSMFSFLIYVWRLKPWCNCDVCKAYLSASWTKDFTNLCDWYTHLLRNSKTGTIHLHVLGNIITANPENVEHMVKTKFDNYPKGKPFSDLLGDLLGRGIFNVDGDSWKFQRKMASLELGSVSIRMYAFDLIITEIRKRLLPLLSSAAAKQEVLDLQDVFRRFSFDNICKFSFGLDPGCLELSLPVCEFALAFDAASKLSAERAIAASPMVWKIKRLLNIGSERELKEAIKKVDELAERMINQKRKEGFSNISDLLSRFMTSISDDRYLRDIVISFLLAGRDTVASGLTSFFWILSQHPEVVSAIREEIEKVTGPNQELPNFQEMLQMHYLNAAIYESLRLYPPVQFDSKFAQEDDILPDGTFMPKGTRATYHQYAMGRMEQIWGPDCLAFKPERWLKKGVFEPANPFKYTVFHAGHRICIGKELALVEMKTVALAIIRGFNTVVEDPNQVPRFIPGFTATVRGGLPVLIQEREA; from the coding sequence ATGGATTTTGTAGCtgcttttagttttcttttctttggttttacCATATTGTTctctatgttttctttcttgatctATGTTTGGAGGTTGAAACCATGGTGTAACTGTGATGTTTGCAAGGCCTATCTTTCTGCAAGCTGGACCAAAGACTTTACTAATCTTTGTGATTGGTATACTCACCTTCTTCGCAATTCAAAAACTGGTACTATTCATTTGCATGTTCTCGGCAACATCATCACTGCTAATCCTGAGAATGTTGAGCACATGGTCAAGACAAAGTTTGATAACTACCCGAAAGGGAAACCTTTCTCTGATCTCTTGGGGGATCTTTTGGGCAGAGGTATTTTTAATGTTGATGGTGATTCCTGGAAGTTTCAGAGGAAAATGGCAAGCCTTGAATTAGGGAGTGTTTCGATAAGAATGTATGCTTTTGATCTCATAATCACTGAGATTCGTAAGAGGCTGCTTCCGCTCTTGTCATCAGCTGCTGCTAAACAAGAAGTTTTGGATTTGCAAGATGTGTTTAGAAGATTTTCTTTCGATAACATTTGCAAATTCTCATTTGGGTTAGACCCCGGATGCCTCGAGTTATCTTTGCCTGTTTGTGAATTTGCTTTAGCTTTTGATGCCGCATCAAAGTTATCTGCCGAGCGAGCCATAGCGGCATCACCAATGGTCTGGAAGATCAAGAGGCTACTGAACATAGGCTCAGAGAGGGAACTCAAAGAAGCAATCAAGAAGGTGGATGAGTTAGCTGAGAGAATGATAAATCAAAAGCGAAAAGAAGGTTTCTCTAATATCAGTGATTTGCTATCAAGATTCATGACATCCATCAGTGATGACAGGTACCTTCGAGACATTGTTATAAGCTTTCTCTTGGCCGGTCGCGACACAGTTGCTTCAGGCCTAACCAGTTTCTTCTGGATATTATCACAACATCCAGAAGTAGTGTCAGCAATTCGAGAGGAGATAGAAAAAGTCACGGGGCCGAATCAAGAACTTCCTAACTTTCAAGAAATGCTTCAAATGCATTACCTAAATGCTGCAATTTATGAAAGTTTGAGATTGTACCCACCAGTACAATTTGATTCTAAGTTTGCTCAAGAGGATGATATACTTCCTGATGGTACATTTATGCCTAAAGGGACCAGGGCAACATACCATCAATATGCAATGGGTCGAATGGAGCAGATTTGGGGACCAGATTGTCTCGCTTTCAAACCTGAAAGATGGTTAAAGAAAGGAGTTTTTGAGCCCGCAAACCCTTTTAAGTATACTGTTTTTCATGCTGGGCATAGAATTTGTATAGGCAAGGAACTTGCCCTTGTGGAGATGAAAACTGTTGCTCTTGCAATAATCCGAGGGTTTAATACTGTGGTTGAGGATCCGAATCAAGTACCAAGGTTCATCCCGGGTTTTACAGCCACCGTTCGAGGTGGCTTACCGGTTTTGATTCAAGAAAGGGAAGCCTGA
- the LOC18108898 gene encoding proteinaceous RNase P 2, protein MAMASPANKKKPKSNQTPESQFSYNFNFYSKSKDLHSAISLYDTAISQNTRLNQHNFNTLLYLCSISLNDPSTKDLSLQYGFRVFDHMVSNGIKPNEASITAVARLAAAKGDGDYAFDLVKNIGVYNELPRLRTYDPALFCYCENLEGDKAYEVEEHMGRMGVGLEEGEIAALLKVSVETRREERVYEYLQKLRKMVRCVREETAKVIEHWFEVFEGNGVELDVGLVREAVSRNGGGWHGLGWIGKEKWVVRRGSVDAGGKCCCCGGQLVSVDIDDDETERFAESVAGLAMEREVKANFSEFQNWLEKHANYEAIMDGANIGLYQQNFAEGGFSISQLDAVIKDLYNQSGKKRPLVILHNKRLRALLQNPSTRELIQEWIEKDVLYTTPHGSNDDWYWLYAAVKLRCWLVTNDEMRDHIFELLGSDFFVKWKERHQVRYTFVKGNLELQMPPLFSIVIQESENGSWHVPVAGDGNDSPQSWLCVSRPRSCDALKEASCMEESKDSNDSRCNSKLPTFGRPESLASCKHKLHSRDSFQESDDKITALTGKRKERSPSPS, encoded by the exons ATGGCAATGGCTTCCCCAGCCAACAAAAAGAAACCCAAAAGCAACCAAACCCCAGAATCCCAATTCAGCTACAACTTCAACTTCTATTCAAAATCCAAAGACTTACACTCTGCTATATCCCTCTATGACACTGCAATATCCCAAAACACTCGTCTCAATCAGCACAACTTCAACACTCTCCTTTACCTCTGTTCAATCTCACTCAATGACCCATCAACGAAAGACTTGTCCTTGCAATATGGGTTTCGAGTTTTTGATCATATGGTGTCTAATGGGATCAAACCCAATGAGGCCTCGATCACAGCTGTTGCAAGACTAGCTGCTGCTAAAGGGGATGGTGATTATGCttttgatttggttaaaaatattgGGGTTTATAATGAATTGCCAAGGTTGAGGACTTATGATCCTGCATTGTTTTGTTATTGTGAGAACTTGGAGGGCGATAAGGCTTACGAAGTGGAGGAGCATATGGGGAGAATGGGGGTGGGTTTAGAAGAGGGGGAGATTGCGGCATTGTTGAAAGTTAGTGTGGAGACTAGAAGAGAGGAGAGGGTTTATGAGTATTTGCAGAAATTGAGGAAGATGGTGAGGTGCGTGAGAGAAGAGACTGCAAAGGTTATTGAACATTGGTTTGAGGTTTTTGAGGGTAATGGGGTGGAATTGGATGTGGGACTAGTGAGGGAGGCGGTTTCAAGAAATGGGGGAGGGTGGCATGGGCTTGGATGGATTGGGAAGGAGAAGTGGGTGGTGAGGAGAGGAAGTGTGGATGCTGGTGGAAAATGTTGTTGTTGTGGGGGGCAGTTGGTTTCTGttgatattgatgatgatgaaacgGAGAGGTTTGCCGAGTCTGTTGCTGGATTGGCTATGGAAAGGGAGGTTAAGGCTAATTTTAGCGAGTTTCAG AATTGGCTAGAAAAACATGCCAACTATGAAGCAATAATGGATGGAGCAAATATTGGACTTTATCAGCAGAATTTTGCAGAAGGCGGATTTAGCATTTCTCAG CTTGATGCTGTTATAAAAGACCTGTACAATCAGAGTGGGAAAAAACGGCCACTTGTTATTTTGCACAATAAGCGTCTCCGAGCACTGCTGCAGAATCCTTCCACTAGAGAGCTGATTCAAGAGTGGATAGAAAAAGATGTTCTTTACACCACGCCTCATGGTTCCAATGATGATTG GTATTGGCTATATGCTGCTGTCAAACTTAGATGCTGGCTAGTAACAAATGATGAAATGCGAGATCACATTTTCGAACTACTAGGAAGCGACTTCTTTGTCAAGTGGAAAGAACGACATCAA GTTCGATATACTTTTGTCAAAGGGAACTTGGAACTTCAAATGCCGCCTCTGTTTTCGATAGTTATCCAG GAATCAGAAAATGGGTCGTGGCATGTCCCTGTAGCAGGTGATGGCAATGATTCTCCGCAAAGCTGGCTGTGCGTTTCTAGGCCAAGATCTTGTGATGCTCTTAAAGAAGCTTCGTGCATGGAAGAGTCGAAAGACAGTAATGATAGTCGCTGCAATAGTAAATTACCGACCTTTGGCAGACCAGAAAGTCTTGCAAGTTGCAAACATAAACTCCATAGCCGAGATTCTTTTCAAGAATCTGATGATAAAATCACAGCTCTGactggaaaaaggaaagagaggtCACCATCTCCTTCCTAG
- the LOC7479041 gene encoding alcohol-forming fatty acyl-CoA reductase gives MELGSVLQFLENKTILVTGATGYLAKIFVEKILRVQPNVKKLYLLLRAVDAKSARERLHHEVIGKELFKVIREKHGASLHSFISEKVTPVPGDISYEELGVKDCSLKDEMWREIDVVLNFAATTNFDERYDVALGINTLGALHVLNFAKKCVNVKMLVHVSTAYVCGEDAGLIMEQPYHMGMAKRGDDKVDINFEKKMVQDKLNQLVLEDVPEKEITSAMKDLGIERARRFGWPNTYVFTKAMGEMLVVNFKDDLPVLIIRPTMVASTYKEPFPGWIEGLRTIDSIIVGYGIGKVSCFISGPQATLDVIPADMVVNAITVAMVASAKQHPENVYHLGSSLRNPVKFSNLHDFSFRYFSENPWINKEGEVVKIGRGTVFSSMSKFYTYMTIRYLLPLKALQLFNTLLFKRYQDVYTVLDRKAKLVMRLVDLYKPYVFFEGIFDDMNAEKLRIASRETCPEANDFDFDPISIDWEDYMMNVHIPGLVKYVIK, from the exons ATGGAATTGGGGAGTGTATTGCAGTTTCTTGAGAACAAGACCATTTTGGTCACTGGTGCCACTGGGTATCTAGCAAAGA TTTTTGTGGAGAAAATATTGAGGGTTCAACCAAATGTGAAGAAGTTGTATCTCCTTTTAAGAGCTGTAGATGCCAAGTCTGCTAGAGAACGTCTCCATCATGAG GTCATAGGGAAGGAATTGTTTAAGGTTATAAGGGAGAAACATGGTGCAAGTCTACATTCCTTTATATCAGAAAAGGTAACTCCTGTCCCTGGTGACATCTCTTATGAAGAGTTGGGAGTGAAGGACTGTtctttgaaggatgaaatgtGGAGAGAAATTGATGTTGTGCTTAATTTTGCTGCCACTACCAACTTTGATGAGAG ATACGATGTTGCACTTGGCATTAATACACTGGGAGCTTTGCATGTCTTAAACTTTGCAAAGAAATGTGTTAACGTGAAGATGCTTGTCCATGTATCCACCG CTTATGTGTGCGGCGAAGATGCTGGACTGATAATGGAGCAACCATACCATATGGGTATGGCCAAAAGGGGTGACGATAAAGTAGATATcaactttgaaaagaaaatggtgcaagataaattaaatcaaCTCGTATTAGAAGATGTTCCAGAGAAAGAAATCACTTCAGCTATGAAGGATCTCGGCATTGAGcg GGCAAGGCGTTTTGGATGGCCAAACACTTACGTATTTACAAAGGCAATGGGAGAAATGCTCGTGGTgaatttcaaagatgatttGCCCGTACTCATTATTCGACCCACCATGGTAGCTAGTACTTACAAAGAACCATTTCCTGGTTGGATTGAAGGTTTAAG AACTATTGATAGCATAATTGTGGGCTACGGTATAGGCAAAGTTTCGTGCTTTATTTCTGGCCCGCAAGCAACTCTTGACGTG ATACCAGCTGACATGGTTGTCAATGCAATTACTGTGGCCATGGTAGCCAGTGCCAAACAACATCCAGAGAACGTTTATCATTTAGGTTCTTCGTTGAGAAATCCAGTGAAATTCTCAAATCTTCATGATTTTAGTTTTCGTTATTTCAGTGAAAACCCATGGATTAATAAGGAAGGAGAGGTTGTGAAAATTGGCAGAGGAACTGTTTTTAGCAGCATGTCTAAGTTCTACACATACATGACCATTCGTTATCTACTGCCATTGAAG GCATTGCAATTGTTCAACACACTGCTATTTAAAAGATATCAAGACGTATATACTGTTCTTGATCGGAAAGCAAAGCTGGTGATGCGTTTGGTAGACCTTTATAAACCTTATGTGTTCTTCGAGGGCAT ATTTGATGACATGAATGCGGAGAAGTTGCGAATAGCATCAAGAGAGACTTGTCCTGAAGCAAATGATTTTGACTTTGATCCTATTAGCATTGATTGGGAAGACTATATGATGAATGTTCATATTCCTGGTCTTGTTAAATATgtgattaaataa
- the LOC7479040 gene encoding fatty acyl-CoA reductase 3 isoform X1, with translation MEFGSVVQFLEDKTILITGATGFLAKILLEKILRVQPNVKKIYLLLRAADAKSASQRLQNEILGKDLFTLLKEKWGADLNSLISKKIVLVPGDISYDDDLGVKDSNLREEIWSQLDVVVNLAATTNFDERYDVALGINTMGAKHVLCFAKKCVKLKVLVHVSTAYVSGERAGLILEASYGRGDTLNGVSGLDIDEEKKLVDQKLNELQAEGATTEAIKEAMKDMGIERAKVYGWPNTYVFTKAMGEMLVGDLKENLSVVIIRPTIVTSTLKEPFPGWVEGIRTIDSLAVGYGKGRLTCFLGDITGIVDVIPADMVVNAIVVAMVAHANRPFDDAIYQVGSSVRNPVRYTNLQDFGFDYFTKKPWIGKDGKPVKVGRVKVLSSMANFHGYMAIRYLLLLKGLELANIAFCHYFENMYTDLNRKIKFVMKLVELYRPYLFFRGVFDDMNTEKLRMAAGENNIETDMFYFDPKAIDWEDYFTNIHIPGVVKYVFR, from the exons ATGGAGTTTGGAAGTGTTGTTCAGTTTCTTGAGGACAAGACCATTTTGATCACGGGTGCAACTGGGTTTCTAGCAAAGA TTCTTTTGGAGAAGATATTAAGAGTGCAACCAAATGTGAAGAAGATTTACCTTCTTTTAAGAGCTGCTGACGCCAAATCTGCTTCGCAACGCTTGCAAAATGAG atTCTAGGAAAGGACTTGTTTACACTCCTAAAAGAAAAATGGGGTGCTGATCTAAATTCCCTCATCTCCAAAAAGATTGTACTGGTCCCTGGTGACATCTCTTACGATGATGATTTGGGAGTGAAAGACTCGAATTTGAGGGAGGAGATTTGGAGTCAATTGGATGTTGTTGTTAACTTAGCTGCAACAACCAATTTTGATGAAAG ATACGATGTTGCACTTGGCATCAACACAATGGGAGCTAAGCACGTCTTATGTTTTGCCAAGAAATGTGTTAAACTAAAGGTTCTTGTCCATGTATCAACTG CTTATGTTTCCGGGGAGAGGGCAGGGCTGATACTTGAGGCTTCATACGGCAGGGGTGACACACTTAACGGTGTCTCGGGATTAGACATCGATGAAGAGAAGAAACTAGTTGATCAGAAATTGAATGAGCTCCAAGCTGAAGGAGCCACCACTGAAGCAATTAAAGAGGCCATGAAAGACATGGGCATCGAAAG GGCAAAGGTGTATGGATGGCCAAACACCTACGTGTTTACAAAGGCAATGGGAGAGATGCTTGTGGGAGACCTGAAGGAAAATTTATCTGTAGTCATCATACGCCCCACCATTGTCACCAGTACTTTGAAAGAACCTTTCCCTGGTTGGGTTGAAGGTATCAG aaCTATTGATAGCCTAGCTGTTGGTTATGGGAAAGGAAGGCTAACATGCTTTCTTGGGGATATTACAGGAATAGTTGATGTG ATACCAGCAGACATGGTGGTGAATGCCATAGTTGTAGCCATGGTAGCTCATGCTAATCGACCGTTCGACGATGCAATTTATCAAGTGGGGTCCTCTGTGAGAAATCCCGTGAGATACACTAATCTTCAAGATTTTGGGTTTGATTACTTCACCAAGAAACCTTGGATTGGCAAGGATGGAAAGCCTGTCAAGGTTGGTAGGGTTAAAGTTTTAAGCAGCATGGCTAACTTCCACGGATACATGGCAATTCGTTACTTGCTATTGCTAAAG GGATTAGAATTAGCAAATATCGCATTTTGCCATTATTTTGAGAACATGTACACTGATCTCAATAGAAAGATCAAATTCGTGATGAAATTAGTGGAACTTTACAGGCCATACTTGTTCTTCAGGGGAGT CTTTGATGACATGAACACAGAGAAGTTGCGAATGGCAGCAGGAGAGAACAACATAGAGACCGATATGTTCTACTTTGATCCCAAGGCAATTGACTGGGAAGACTACTTCACTAATATCCACATTCCAGGGGTGGTAAAGTACGTGTTCAGATGA
- the LOC7479040 gene encoding fatty acyl-CoA reductase 3 isoform X2: protein MEFGSVVQFLEDKTILITGATGFLAKILLEKILRVQPNVKKIYLLLRAADAKSASQRLQNEILGKDLFTLLKEKWGADLNSLISKKIVLVPGDISYDDDLGVKDSNLREEIWSQLDVVVNLAATTNFDERYDVALGINTMGAKHVLCFAKKCVKLKVLVHVSTAYVSGERAGLILEASYGRGDTLNGVSGLDIDEEKKLVDQKLNELQAEGATTEAIKEAMKDMGIERAKVYGWPNTYVFTKAMGEMLVGDLKENLSVVIIRPTIVTSTLKEPFPGWVEGIRTIDSLAVGYGKGRLTCFLGDITGIVDVIPADMVVNAIVVAMVAHANRPFDDAIYQVGSSVRNPVRYTNLQDFGFDYFTKKPWIGKDGKPVKVGRVKVLSSMANFHGYMAIRYLLLLKL, encoded by the exons ATGGAGTTTGGAAGTGTTGTTCAGTTTCTTGAGGACAAGACCATTTTGATCACGGGTGCAACTGGGTTTCTAGCAAAGA TTCTTTTGGAGAAGATATTAAGAGTGCAACCAAATGTGAAGAAGATTTACCTTCTTTTAAGAGCTGCTGACGCCAAATCTGCTTCGCAACGCTTGCAAAATGAG atTCTAGGAAAGGACTTGTTTACACTCCTAAAAGAAAAATGGGGTGCTGATCTAAATTCCCTCATCTCCAAAAAGATTGTACTGGTCCCTGGTGACATCTCTTACGATGATGATTTGGGAGTGAAAGACTCGAATTTGAGGGAGGAGATTTGGAGTCAATTGGATGTTGTTGTTAACTTAGCTGCAACAACCAATTTTGATGAAAG ATACGATGTTGCACTTGGCATCAACACAATGGGAGCTAAGCACGTCTTATGTTTTGCCAAGAAATGTGTTAAACTAAAGGTTCTTGTCCATGTATCAACTG CTTATGTTTCCGGGGAGAGGGCAGGGCTGATACTTGAGGCTTCATACGGCAGGGGTGACACACTTAACGGTGTCTCGGGATTAGACATCGATGAAGAGAAGAAACTAGTTGATCAGAAATTGAATGAGCTCCAAGCTGAAGGAGCCACCACTGAAGCAATTAAAGAGGCCATGAAAGACATGGGCATCGAAAG GGCAAAGGTGTATGGATGGCCAAACACCTACGTGTTTACAAAGGCAATGGGAGAGATGCTTGTGGGAGACCTGAAGGAAAATTTATCTGTAGTCATCATACGCCCCACCATTGTCACCAGTACTTTGAAAGAACCTTTCCCTGGTTGGGTTGAAGGTATCAG aaCTATTGATAGCCTAGCTGTTGGTTATGGGAAAGGAAGGCTAACATGCTTTCTTGGGGATATTACAGGAATAGTTGATGTG ATACCAGCAGACATGGTGGTGAATGCCATAGTTGTAGCCATGGTAGCTCATGCTAATCGACCGTTCGACGATGCAATTTATCAAGTGGGGTCCTCTGTGAGAAATCCCGTGAGATACACTAATCTTCAAGATTTTGGGTTTGATTACTTCACCAAGAAACCTTGGATTGGCAAGGATGGAAAGCCTGTCAAGGTTGGTAGGGTTAAAGTTTTAAGCAGCATGGCTAACTTCCACGGATACATGGCAATTCGTTACTTGCTATTGCTAAAG CTTTGA